In Propionimicrobium sp. PCR01-08-3, one DNA window encodes the following:
- a CDS encoding NUDIX domain-containing protein, with protein MLLWHHGFLLTRPLSARLDDDQIVLTTQVRKRTKGSRAPRVKSRGLDPALQLAPGERPVPHQRIAAYAIVRSRRGVLGTQCSDRTAIPGLWQLPGGGLEAGETPSEGVVREITEESSQQVRIRRLIDVQSDHWVGRSPTGVLEDFQALRIIYTAVCPDPTDPEVLDVGGTTMAASWVPVRRWRALPWTSGARSLLDRHLDQIRLR; from the coding sequence ATGCTGCTGTGGCATCACGGATTTTTGCTCACGCGCCCGTTGAGCGCCCGGCTCGATGATGACCAGATCGTGCTGACGACCCAAGTCAGAAAGCGGACGAAGGGTTCGCGGGCGCCGCGGGTGAAGTCGCGTGGACTCGACCCGGCGTTGCAGCTCGCACCCGGCGAACGTCCCGTGCCCCATCAGCGGATCGCGGCGTATGCCATCGTCCGTTCGCGGCGTGGCGTGCTCGGCACCCAGTGCTCCGACCGGACGGCCATCCCCGGGCTGTGGCAGCTGCCCGGCGGCGGGCTGGAGGCGGGCGAGACACCCAGCGAGGGCGTCGTCCGCGAGATCACCGAAGAGAGCTCGCAGCAGGTTCGCATCAGGCGGCTGATCGATGTGCAATCCGATCATTGGGTCGGACGCTCACCCACCGGCGTGCTGGAGGACTTTCAGGCGTTGCGCATCATTTACACCGCTGTCTGCCCCGACCCGACCGACCCCGAGGTACTCGACGTCGGCGGCACCACGATGGCCGCAAGCTGGGTTCCGGTGCGCCGCTGGCGGGCGCTGCCGTGGACCTCGGGTGCCCGCTCGCTGCTCGACCGGCACCTGGATCAGATCCGGCTGCGCTGA
- a CDS encoding DNA-3-methyladenine glycosylase has translation MCPIDLSRRADEVAPALLGAVLRRGPVAIRLTEVEAYLGMDDPASHAYRGPHGRAATMFGEPGCLYVYLSYGIHLAANLVCSPAGSASAVLLRSGEVIDGLELACERRGWDTAELPRPISKLASGPGNLGSVLGLTLSDDGARLGAEFTLEPGPHSLLSDCHGSTGSRDQTDAGPGGFTSSSQLTRNLDGQSETTSHSVMKGPRTGISKAPDWPLRYWLSGEKSVSPYRRSAKASRPDIKA, from the coding sequence ATGTGCCCCATCGATCTCAGCCGCCGCGCGGACGAGGTTGCCCCCGCGCTGCTGGGAGCCGTCTTGCGGCGCGGGCCGGTAGCGATACGTCTCACCGAGGTCGAGGCCTATCTCGGCATGGACGACCCGGCTTCGCATGCCTACCGCGGCCCCCATGGCCGCGCGGCCACCATGTTCGGCGAACCGGGCTGCCTCTACGTCTATCTCAGCTACGGCATTCATCTTGCGGCAAACCTGGTGTGCTCGCCGGCCGGCTCGGCATCGGCCGTGCTGCTGCGGTCGGGCGAGGTGATCGACGGGCTCGAACTGGCCTGCGAGCGACGCGGCTGGGATACGGCAGAATTGCCGCGTCCCATCTCGAAATTGGCCAGCGGGCCGGGAAACCTCGGCTCGGTGCTCGGTCTGACTCTTTCGGACGACGGCGCCAGGCTGGGCGCCGAATTCACCCTCGAACCTGGCCCGCACTCGCTACTTTCTGATTGCCACGGCTCGACCGGCAGCCGCGACCAAACAGATGCGGGCCCAGGTGGTTTCACTTCCTCGTCACAGCTCACGCGCAACCTTGATGGACAGAGTGAAACCACTAGTCACAGCGTCATGAAAGGGCCACGTACCGGTATCTCGAAGGCCCCTGATTGGCCTTTGCGCTACTGGCTTTCCGGAGAGAAGAGCGTCAGCCCGTACCGGCGCAGCGCGAAAGCGTCAAGGCCCGACATAAAAGCCTGA
- a CDS encoding SRPBCC domain-containing protein, with protein sequence MEQTSEATAETEGKTVVVSRTLKQPVKVVWDVLMTDDGAEALLGPGAKLGAKGHTWQAYSGRGGVIRSFHPLEEIRFSYRSKDDAKPSMVTLNLKPAGEGETEIEIEHSNLGPDIDREWAKDRWSAALERIESDAL encoded by the coding sequence ATGGAACAGACAAGTGAGGCCACTGCCGAGACCGAGGGTAAGACCGTGGTCGTGAGCCGGACGCTCAAGCAACCTGTGAAGGTTGTCTGGGATGTGCTCATGACCGACGATGGTGCCGAAGCCCTGCTGGGGCCGGGCGCGAAACTGGGAGCCAAGGGACATACGTGGCAGGCATATAGCGGACGCGGAGGCGTGATCCGCAGCTTCCATCCACTGGAGGAGATCCGCTTCTCGTACCGTTCCAAAGATGACGCGAAACCATCGATGGTTACGCTCAATCTCAAGCCTGCGGGCGAAGGCGAAACCGAAATCGAGATCGAACACTCAAATCTCGGCCCGGATATCGACCGCGAGTGGGCAAAAGATCGCTGGTCGGCCGCGCTGGAGCGCATCGAAAGCGACGCTCTGTAG
- a CDS encoding 2-dehydro-3-deoxygalactonokinase, giving the protein MPNVDEAAQLIALDWGTTHARSYLLAAGHDAPRLLDQRHGDGILSVAADDPDRDGSFNAILGSMVADWLQGDPGLPMIACGMVGAAQGWREASYQPLPTPLAAGSGLTTVDTHYGRLPIIGGVKKSQPNADVIRGEETQLAGLVPELDPGQATLVVMPGTHTKWARVHDGVLLDFDTAMSGELFSLLADQSMIGRAGAPAAPDQDWRVGFDWGLDRAEIKDSLAFAAFVIRSSVLDRQLPATQVRDAISGLLIGAEVADRAAKADLTQMPIVLVGGTSLTERYVRALARYGAEASIAPDDVTVRGLWRSAAGAGLID; this is encoded by the coding sequence ATGCCGAACGTCGACGAAGCCGCTCAACTGATCGCCCTCGATTGGGGCACCACCCACGCCCGCAGCTATCTGCTGGCGGCCGGCCACGATGCACCCCGGCTGCTCGACCAGCGGCATGGCGACGGCATTTTGTCGGTCGCTGCCGATGATCCCGACCGCGACGGGTCGTTCAATGCGATTCTCGGATCCATGGTCGCCGATTGGCTGCAGGGTGATCCCGGACTGCCGATGATCGCCTGCGGCATGGTGGGCGCTGCACAAGGCTGGCGCGAGGCAAGCTACCAGCCGTTACCCACACCCCTGGCTGCCGGATCCGGATTGACTACGGTGGATACCCACTATGGCAGGCTTCCCATCATCGGCGGGGTGAAGAAGAGCCAACCTAACGCGGACGTGATCCGGGGTGAGGAGACGCAGCTCGCGGGCTTGGTGCCAGAGCTGGATCCGGGTCAGGCGACGCTGGTCGTGATGCCCGGGACCCACACGAAATGGGCTCGGGTGCATGACGGGGTGCTGCTCGACTTCGACACCGCGATGTCAGGTGAACTTTTCTCCTTGTTGGCCGATCAGTCGATGATCGGACGCGCAGGAGCACCTGCCGCTCCCGATCAGGATTGGCGAGTCGGTTTTGACTGGGGCTTGGATCGCGCCGAGATCAAAGACTCGCTGGCCTTCGCTGCCTTCGTCATCCGCAGTTCGGTGCTCGACCGGCAACTTCCTGCCACCCAGGTGCGTGACGCGATCTCCGGTTTGCTGATCGGTGCCGAGGTGGCCGATCGTGCGGCGAAGGCCGACCTGACGCAGATGCCGATCGTGTTGGTCGGCGGCACGAGCCTGACCGAGCGCTACGTGCGGGCGTTGGCGCGCTACGGAGCCGAAGCGTCCATCGCGCCCGATGATGTGACGGTCAGGGGACTGTGGCGTTCGGCGGCCGGCGCGGGTCTGATCGATTGA
- a CDS encoding 2-dehydro-3-deoxy-6-phosphogalactonate aldolase: MRGSRQEGMMMGTEGLIAILRGVRPDEAAEIGEAVLAGGMTTLEVPLNSPSPLTSISALREQLGDRATVGAGTVLTADDVNACYDAGAQIIVAPNCEPAVIARAVQLGMTPYPGVATVTEAFHAINAGARHLKIFPASVLGTASMKAWRDVLPDDISFFPVGGMDASSVHEWALAGASGAGFGGSLYKAGRSASEVEARTGELVKAWLG, encoded by the coding sequence ATGAGAGGCAGCAGGCAGGAAGGAATGATGATGGGCACCGAGGGACTGATCGCAATTTTGCGTGGCGTGCGTCCGGACGAAGCCGCCGAGATCGGAGAGGCAGTGCTGGCCGGTGGCATGACCACCTTGGAGGTGCCGCTCAACTCACCGTCGCCGCTGACCTCGATCAGCGCTCTGCGCGAGCAACTGGGTGATCGCGCAACGGTCGGCGCCGGCACCGTGCTCACCGCTGACGATGTGAATGCCTGTTACGACGCCGGTGCGCAGATCATCGTCGCACCCAACTGCGAGCCGGCGGTCATCGCACGGGCCGTGCAATTGGGCATGACACCCTACCCGGGAGTGGCGACGGTCACCGAGGCCTTCCACGCGATCAATGCGGGCGCCCGGCATTTGAAGATCTTCCCGGCAAGCGTGCTGGGGACGGCGTCCATGAAAGCGTGGCGTGACGTGCTGCCGGATGACATATCGTTCTTCCCGGTCGGCGGCATGGACGCTTCGTCCGTGCATGAATGGGCCCTGGCCGGAGCGTCCGGCGCGGGCTTCGGAGGCTCGCTCTACAAGGCAGGACGCAGCGCGTCCGAAGTCGAGGCGCGGACCGGGGAACTGGTCAAGGCATGGTTGGGGTAG
- a CDS encoding Nramp family divalent metal transporter — protein MSDTTTVVEEHDPYQLDPADIMEPPKGWRASFKYLGPGLIMSASIVGSGELIATTVAGAKVGFALLWLVILSTFVKVAIQIELAKWTIATGEAGLTGFNRIPPKLGRTGWMTWAWLLMALAKITQMGGVVGGSAVSLSLLFPFGGDPLNKTSLTIWTIVVVAVSIAILFSSKYGVVETICSVFVVAFTIITVAIAFGLPFTPFAYGWAEIASGLTFAMPALAVAVSMFGITGVGSDEITFYTYWCVEKGYARWAGPNDGSPEWQARAEGWIKVMKKDSWLSWVIYTVSTLAFYIMGAAVLHPQGLLPEGNAVITTLARMYTDSIGPWAMHAFLICAFTVLISTLWAAMPSHSRLWANFFANVGVFDWKNDPKARMRWIRIFTVFLPIAWAVMYLVVQSPVLMVQIGGIATGIFLLVVVVGVWYLRKTEMVDSVKGSKAWLVLLVISSAAIGILGLYTIAGVFGFSIG, from the coding sequence GTGTCCGACACTACGACGGTTGTGGAAGAACACGACCCCTATCAACTCGATCCAGCCGACATCATGGAGCCGCCCAAAGGCTGGCGGGCGAGCTTCAAGTACCTGGGGCCAGGCCTCATCATGTCGGCCTCGATCGTGGGCTCAGGCGAACTGATCGCCACCACGGTCGCCGGCGCGAAGGTCGGCTTCGCCCTGCTGTGGCTGGTGATCTTGTCCACCTTCGTCAAGGTCGCCATCCAGATCGAACTTGCAAAATGGACGATCGCCACCGGCGAGGCCGGCCTGACCGGCTTCAACCGGATACCGCCGAAGCTCGGACGGACAGGATGGATGACCTGGGCCTGGCTGCTGATGGCGCTCGCCAAGATCACCCAGATGGGCGGGGTAGTCGGTGGATCGGCTGTCTCGCTGAGCCTGCTCTTCCCCTTCGGTGGGGACCCGCTCAATAAGACAAGTCTGACGATTTGGACAATTGTCGTGGTCGCCGTAAGCATTGCAATCTTGTTCTCGAGCAAGTACGGCGTGGTGGAGACCATCTGTAGCGTCTTCGTTGTCGCGTTCACGATCATCACCGTTGCGATCGCGTTCGGGCTGCCATTCACCCCATTCGCCTATGGCTGGGCCGAGATCGCGTCCGGTTTGACCTTCGCAATGCCGGCTCTCGCGGTAGCGGTGTCGATGTTCGGTATCACCGGCGTCGGTTCTGATGAGATCACCTTCTACACCTACTGGTGTGTGGAGAAGGGATATGCGCGGTGGGCTGGCCCCAACGATGGTTCGCCCGAATGGCAGGCGCGTGCCGAAGGCTGGATCAAGGTCATGAAGAAGGATTCCTGGCTGTCGTGGGTGATCTACACCGTCAGCACGCTGGCCTTCTACATCATGGGTGCGGCGGTGCTGCATCCGCAAGGTCTCTTGCCCGAAGGCAATGCCGTCATCACGACGCTTGCCCGGATGTACACCGACTCGATCGGTCCGTGGGCCATGCATGCGTTCCTGATCTGCGCCTTCACCGTTTTGATTTCGACATTGTGGGCCGCTATGCCCAGCCACTCCAGGCTTTGGGCGAACTTCTTTGCCAATGTCGGAGTCTTCGACTGGAAGAACGATCCGAAGGCCCGGATGCGCTGGATCCGCATTTTCACCGTCTTCCTGCCGATTGCCTGGGCGGTGATGTACCTGGTCGTCCAGTCGCCGGTGCTGATGGTGCAGATCGGTGGCATCGCAACCGGCATCTTCCTGCTGGTGGTCGTGGTCGGCGTCTGGTATCTGCGCAAGACGGAGATGGTGGACTCGGTCAAGGGATCCAAGGCCTGGCTGGTGTTGCTCGTCATCTCCAGCGCCGCCATCGGCATTCTCGGCCTTTACACCATCGCGGGAGTTTTCGGCTTCAGTATCGGCTGA
- the kduI gene encoding 5-dehydro-4-deoxy-D-glucuronate isomerase, with protein sequence MENRHTVSKAETATMTTEELRANFLVPDLFNDGEITLVHSHEDRVILGGAAPVDEPLWLQAPPEIRADYFLQGREMGVFVIQGTGVVTTDGDRHELPKGACLYVGRGVRDVSFAAAGDEKTLFYFFSAPAHTSYPTASVMPGEGFHKELGDQEHANARTLNRYIHEDGIQSCQIVMGLTSLHPGSIWNTMPAHTHDRRTECYLYIDVPDDARVLHLLGDPNETRHMVVANHEAIISPSWSIHSGVGTQAYSFIWAMAGENKDFDDMDHQPIDTLL encoded by the coding sequence ATGGAGAATCGTCATACGGTCAGCAAGGCAGAGACCGCCACGATGACCACGGAGGAGTTGCGCGCCAACTTCCTCGTCCCGGATCTGTTCAATGATGGCGAGATCACCTTGGTGCACAGCCATGAGGATCGCGTGATCCTCGGCGGTGCCGCTCCCGTTGATGAGCCGCTGTGGCTGCAGGCTCCGCCCGAGATCCGGGCCGACTACTTCCTGCAGGGCCGCGAGATGGGTGTGTTCGTCATTCAGGGCACCGGTGTGGTCACCACCGACGGCGATCGCCATGAGCTGCCGAAGGGTGCCTGTCTTTATGTCGGACGCGGGGTCCGCGATGTCAGCTTCGCCGCTGCCGGTGACGAGAAGACGCTGTTCTACTTCTTCAGTGCCCCGGCGCACACCAGCTACCCGACGGCATCGGTGATGCCGGGTGAGGGATTCCACAAGGAACTCGGCGACCAGGAGCATGCCAATGCGCGCACCCTGAATCGCTACATTCACGAGGACGGCATCCAGTCGTGCCAGATCGTGATGGGCCTGACCTCGCTGCATCCGGGCAGCATCTGGAACACCATGCCCGCACACACCCACGACCGCCGCACCGAGTGCTACCTCTACATCGATGTGCCGGACGACGCCCGGGTGCTGCACCTGCTCGGCGACCCGAACGAGACCCGGCACATGGTGGTCGCGAACCATGAGGCGATCATTTCGCCGAGTTGGTCGATCCACTCCGGCGTCGGCACCCAGGCCTACAGCTTCATCTGGGCGATGGCCGGCGAGAACAAGGACTTCGACGATATGGATCATCAGCCGATCGACACCCTGCTGTGA
- a CDS encoding UTP--glucose-1-phosphate uridylyltransferase yields the protein MTDPALDAAIDKLRADGAAPSVIAAFVDRFQRLASGETGYLHEADLKPLTDPPMLADQQLDEHAAQALAQTAVVRLNGGLGTSMGLAGPKCLIPVRDGLTFLDIVVRQILALREAHGVRLPLLLMNSYNTSQASLDALARYPELPVEDLPLEFVQSREPKLLADTRMPVEWPANPGLEWCPPGHGDFYPSLYASGLITKLLDEGFRYLFVANMDNLGAVPDPRLAGWFAASGAPYAAEVTERTDMDRKGGHLAHRIADGRLVLRDTAQVSPDEMDSFIDIVKHPWTHTNNLWLDLQQVVEVLDANQGAISLPLIINRKTVDPADAGSPAVVQLEGAIGAAVEVFDGAQAIGVPRSRFLPVKATADLLVLRSDIYEFTDDALLVGREISPVVRLDPDYYKLIGDFEQHFPAGPPSLTEAHSLQVTGDFTFGKDVVVRGDAVLTTEQPQEIPEGAVVEN from the coding sequence ATGACAGACCCGGCGCTGGATGCCGCCATCGACAAACTCCGCGCTGATGGTGCGGCGCCATCGGTCATCGCCGCGTTCGTCGACCGTTTCCAGCGGTTGGCAAGTGGTGAGACGGGTTATCTGCATGAGGCCGACCTCAAGCCGCTGACCGATCCTCCGATGTTGGCCGATCAGCAGTTGGACGAGCATGCCGCGCAGGCACTCGCCCAGACCGCCGTGGTGCGGCTGAACGGTGGGCTGGGTACCTCGATGGGGCTCGCCGGGCCGAAATGCCTGATCCCGGTGCGTGACGGGTTGACCTTTCTCGACATCGTCGTCCGCCAGATCCTCGCCCTGCGCGAAGCCCACGGGGTGAGGCTGCCGCTGTTGCTGATGAACAGCTATAACACCTCGCAGGCATCGCTTGACGCCTTGGCCCGATACCCGGAGCTTCCGGTCGAAGACCTGCCGCTGGAGTTCGTCCAAAGCCGCGAGCCCAAGCTGCTGGCCGACACGCGCATGCCGGTGGAGTGGCCGGCGAATCCCGGTCTCGAATGGTGCCCGCCGGGCCACGGCGATTTTTATCCCTCGCTATATGCGAGTGGGCTGATCACCAAGCTGTTGGACGAAGGGTTCCGCTACCTGTTCGTCGCGAACATGGACAACCTCGGCGCGGTGCCCGATCCCCGGCTGGCCGGTTGGTTCGCGGCAAGTGGCGCTCCCTATGCCGCCGAGGTGACCGAACGCACCGACATGGACCGCAAGGGCGGGCACTTGGCTCACCGCATCGCGGATGGGCGGCTGGTATTACGCGACACGGCGCAGGTCAGCCCCGACGAGATGGACTCGTTCATCGACATCGTCAAACACCCCTGGACGCACACCAACAACCTGTGGCTGGACCTGCAGCAAGTGGTCGAGGTCTTGGACGCCAACCAGGGCGCTATCTCGCTGCCGCTGATCATCAACCGGAAGACGGTCGATCCTGCCGACGCCGGGTCGCCTGCGGTGGTCCAGTTGGAGGGTGCCATCGGGGCCGCGGTCGAGGTCTTCGACGGAGCGCAGGCGATCGGGGTGCCGCGCAGCCGCTTCCTGCCGGTCAAGGCTACCGCTGATCTACTTGTGCTACGTAGCGATATCTACGAGTTCACCGACGACGCCCTGTTGGTCGGACGCGAGATCAGTCCGGTCGTCCGGCTCGACCCCGACTACTACAAACTGATAGGTGACTTCGAGCAACACTTCCCGGCAGGTCCCCCGTCGCTGACCGAAGCCCATTCGCTGCAGGTGACCGGTGACTTCACCTTCGGCAAGGATGTGGTGGTGCGCGGCGACGCCGTGTTGACGACCGAGCAACCGCAAGAGATTCCTGAGGGCGCCGTCGTGGAGAACTAA
- a CDS encoding Cof-type HAD-IIB family hydrolase, whose product MNYSMVVSDWDDTLTPIGDTIPQRTKAALDRIRAEGVTMAIVSGRSPHGIHVQLRRNEIDDAGLYMIAYNGGLAAQAWDDEPLFSHQLDRDLAVRAARVCAEAGAAVMVHSGRQLLTDRLDNYGVQFEAESNDFEAVLVPDFENLDFTPVKLLVGGEKQQLTELCERLRTQFAGQAEVMLSADFLLEFTAKGVDKGNALRGLCKAIDIPIEQVVAFGDNHNDIPMLRAAGHSVAVANAVPQAREIADEIVGPCTECGVADGLDELFPTAFRRG is encoded by the coding sequence GTGAACTATTCGATGGTGGTCAGCGATTGGGACGACACACTGACCCCGATCGGCGACACGATTCCACAACGTACCAAGGCGGCGCTGGACCGGATCCGGGCCGAGGGCGTGACGATGGCGATTGTCTCCGGACGCAGCCCACATGGCATTCATGTTCAATTGCGCCGCAACGAGATCGATGATGCAGGGCTCTACATGATCGCTTACAACGGAGGGCTGGCAGCCCAGGCCTGGGACGACGAGCCGCTATTTTCGCACCAGCTGGACCGAGATCTTGCGGTGCGCGCGGCTCGGGTCTGCGCCGAGGCGGGCGCAGCGGTGATGGTGCACAGCGGACGACAACTGCTGACCGACCGGCTCGACAACTATGGCGTGCAGTTCGAAGCCGAATCGAACGATTTCGAGGCGGTGCTGGTGCCCGATTTCGAGAATCTCGATTTCACGCCCGTGAAGTTGCTCGTCGGAGGCGAAAAACAACAACTCACCGAGCTGTGCGAGCGGCTGCGCACCCAGTTTGCGGGCCAGGCCGAGGTAATGCTGTCGGCAGATTTCTTATTGGAATTCACCGCCAAAGGCGTTGATAAAGGCAATGCCCTACGAGGACTGTGCAAGGCGATCGATATACCGATCGAGCAGGTCGTGGCATTTGGCGACAACCACAACGACATTCCGATGTTGAGGGCGGCGGGGCACTCGGTCGCCGTCGCCAACGCCGTGCCACAGGCGCGCGAGATTGCGGACGAGATCGTCGGCCCGTGCACCGAATGCGGCGTGGCCGATGGCCTGGATGAGCTTTTCCCAACGGCTTTTCGACGCGGGTGA
- a CDS encoding tyrosine-protein phosphatase: MDRRIALATAPNMRDLGGLPVDGGTVRPRQIYRSATLANLSDEDLAAFERLGVRTIYDMRTAVERAAAPDTVPAHITQIALDVLADSAIGLASQTAEISQNPTVILDLLDSPDAAQTMMRSEYRDFVSLTSAQRSYRTFFESLADPKRTGTALVHCTTGKDRTGWASAAFLLLLGADEQTVRDDYLQTNADLLPALQPLVDMAAAQGIEPEMILPILGVRDSYLDAALDQVAIEFGTVEDYFINGLGLGTAMLDALRLRFVD, encoded by the coding sequence ATGGACCGCCGGATTGCCCTCGCCACCGCCCCGAATATGCGCGACCTGGGCGGGCTTCCGGTCGACGGCGGCACCGTGCGTCCGCGCCAGATCTATCGCTCCGCGACTCTTGCCAACCTTTCGGACGAAGACCTGGCTGCCTTCGAGCGACTCGGCGTCCGCACCATTTACGACATGCGAACCGCAGTCGAACGCGCCGCTGCCCCCGACACCGTGCCGGCCCACATCACCCAAATCGCACTCGATGTGCTTGCCGACAGCGCGATCGGGCTCGCCTCGCAGACCGCCGAGATCAGCCAGAATCCGACCGTGATTCTCGATCTTCTGGATAGCCCGGACGCGGCTCAGACCATGATGCGAAGCGAATACCGCGACTTTGTGTCGCTGACTTCGGCGCAACGCTCTTATCGGACGTTCTTTGAAAGCCTCGCCGATCCCAAACGCACGGGAACCGCACTCGTCCATTGCACGACCGGTAAGGACCGCACGGGTTGGGCGTCCGCAGCATTTCTGCTGCTACTCGGTGCGGACGAGCAGACGGTGCGCGACGACTACTTGCAAACCAACGCCGACCTGCTGCCTGCGCTTCAACCATTGGTCGACATGGCCGCCGCGCAAGGCATCGAGCCCGAGATGATCTTGCCGATTCTGGGCGTACGAGACAGCTATCTGGACGCAGCTCTCGACCAGGTCGCAATCGAATTCGGGACGGTCGAGGACTATTTCATCAACGGTTTAGGCCTCGGTACCGCAATGCTCGACGCATTGCGCTTGCGATTCGTTGACTAA
- a CDS encoding TMEM175 family protein produces the protein MVERLFAREKPEYDRGVGFFDAIYGFAITLLIANIDLPQAESWRSMHALLSDGLADQLLGFVISFIVIATFWKRNAELLSHFLGLDGALIVANLALVGLIVFLPFTTQGISDPKVSDYPLATVLYALNIALAILTQLVMWEIARSRGLVVDDVPGARWAVRIDAAAQAAVFLVSIPVAAAAGPTAGQLTWLLLPIVAIVTGRWRHRVTQRALGENPTQVS, from the coding sequence ATGGTTGAACGACTATTCGCGCGCGAGAAGCCTGAATACGACCGTGGTGTCGGCTTCTTCGACGCGATCTACGGGTTCGCGATCACACTACTCATCGCGAATATCGATCTGCCGCAAGCCGAGTCATGGCGCTCCATGCACGCGCTGTTGTCCGACGGCTTAGCCGACCAACTACTCGGCTTCGTCATCAGCTTCATCGTCATCGCAACGTTCTGGAAACGCAACGCCGAACTTCTCAGCCATTTCCTCGGGCTCGATGGCGCCCTTATCGTCGCGAATCTCGCACTCGTAGGGCTCATCGTCTTTCTTCCGTTCACGACTCAGGGCATCAGCGATCCGAAGGTCTCCGATTATCCGCTGGCGACGGTGCTGTACGCACTCAATATCGCACTCGCGATCCTTACCCAGCTCGTCATGTGGGAGATCGCTCGTTCACGCGGTCTGGTCGTCGACGATGTTCCCGGGGCGCGGTGGGCCGTGCGTATCGACGCTGCGGCCCAAGCGGCCGTGTTCCTCGTTTCCATACCGGTCGCCGCGGCGGCCGGCCCAACGGCCGGCCAGCTCACGTGGCTGCTGCTACCCATCGTTGCGATAGTGACAGGACGCTGGCGCCACCGCGTGACGCAACGTGCGCTGGGCGAAAACCCGACACAGGTGTCCTGA
- a CDS encoding DUF2945 domain-containing protein, with amino-acid sequence MSERFKVGDHVSWNSEAGRVSGHITKVHTSDFDYKGHTHRASKDDPQYEIESDKTDHVAAHKGSALRRLADS; translated from the coding sequence ATGAGCGAACGATTCAAAGTCGGCGACCACGTCAGCTGGAATTCCGAAGCCGGACGCGTCAGCGGACACATCACCAAGGTGCATACCAGCGACTTCGACTACAAAGGCCACACACACCGAGCCAGCAAAGACGATCCGCAGTACGAGATCGAGAGCGACAAGACCGATCACGTCGCTGCGCATAAGGGCAGCGCCCTACGGCGCCTCGCTGATTCCTGA
- a CDS encoding DUF488 domain-containing protein, whose product MVTLTEDYAPLSTPRILTVGHSTHLIELATPGQLPVIMCSEAVWWRCHRRIIADHLLARNIPVAHLMPSGRLTPATLTKGARIDGNGIVTYPMNKTDGRPVC is encoded by the coding sequence ATGGTGACCCTCACCGAGGACTATGCGCCGCTGAGCACGCCGCGCATCCTGACGGTGGGACACTCCACCCATCTCATCGAACTCGCAACACCCGGACAACTGCCCGTGATCATGTGCTCCGAAGCGGTGTGGTGGCGCTGCCACCGCCGCATCATCGCCGACCACCTCCTCGCTCGGAACATTCCCGTCGCCCACCTCATGCCTAGCGGACGCCTGACACCCGCCACTCTCACCAAGGGCGCTCGCATCGACGGCAACGGCATCGTCACGTATCCGATGAACAAGACCGATGGACGACCGGTTTGCTGA